One segment of Pontibacter akesuensis DNA contains the following:
- a CDS encoding pseudouridine synthase encodes MAKFNERPDRDNAGAGRRGADRDRSDRPNSDRGEKKIFNRRDKYEKPAEGGERRAFGDRDNRRDNDRKPFNADRREGGERRSFNADKREGGERRPFNSDRREGGERRSFNSDRREGGERRPFNADRREGGESRSYGDRKEGGERRSFSPGRQQDSSERRSFGGDRREGEDRRPAGDRREGGERRSFGGDRKEGGERTERRSFNSDRPERRDYDKKSYGSDRRDDSRSGDRREGGERRTFGGDRAEESERRTYGSDRAEGGERRSYGSDRREGGERRPFNNDRPRREDGERRSYGSNDRRDSRSGEGRNGRGDDRKPAYGDKRNSRDDRGSDRSKSFGRSDDRFGKGEEPRTPDYNLNRYKDNPRIKKTNRLGEEEDGSIRLNRYIANAGVCSRREADVLIESGEIKVNGEVVTEMGYKVQPTDNVHYGKKLLSREKLVYVLLNKPKDFLTTTDDPEGRKTVMSLVATASKERIFPVGRLDRNTTGLLLFTNDGELAQKLTHPSNDIKKIYQVELDRPLTKADYQKVAEGVELEDGKAVVDDVALLGESSKFVGLEIHIGRNRIVRRIFEHLGYDVVSLDRVQYAGLTKKDVPRGEWRYLTEKEVIQLKYFM; translated from the coding sequence ATGGCAAAATTTAACGAAAGACCTGACCGCGACAACGCGGGCGCAGGCAGAAGAGGTGCTGACAGAGACCGTTCTGACAGACCAAACAGTGATCGCGGAGAAAAGAAAATCTTTAACAGAAGAGACAAGTACGAGAAGCCGGCAGAAGGCGGTGAACGCCGTGCCTTTGGCGATAGAGACAATAGAAGAGACAACGACCGCAAACCATTTAACGCTGACAGGCGTGAGGGAGGCGAGCGCCGTTCATTTAATGCAGATAAGCGCGAAGGCGGAGAACGTCGCCCTTTCAATTCCGACAGGCGTGAGGGAGGCGAACGTCGTTCTTTCAATTCTGACAGACGGGAAGGCGGAGAGCGCCGTCCGTTCAATGCAGACAGACGCGAGGGCGGTGAAAGCCGTTCTTACGGTGATAGAAAAGAAGGTGGAGAGCGCCGCTCATTCAGCCCTGGAAGACAGCAGGATAGCAGCGAGCGCCGCTCGTTCGGCGGCGACAGGAGAGAAGGCGAAGACCGCCGTCCTGCTGGCGACAGACGCGAAGGCGGCGAAAGACGTTCTTTTGGTGGAGACAGAAAAGAAGGTGGCGAGCGTACAGAGCGCCGTTCATTCAATTCTGACAGACCCGAAAGACGCGACTACGATAAAAAAAGCTACGGCTCAGACAGACGTGATGATAGCCGCAGTGGCGATCGCCGTGAAGGAGGCGAAAGAAGAACTTTCGGAGGCGATAGAGCCGAAGAAAGTGAAAGGCGCACTTACGGTAGCGACAGAGCTGAAGGCGGAGAGCGTCGCTCTTATGGCAGTGACAGGAGAGAGGGAGGCGAGCGCCGCCCATTCAACAACGACCGTCCGCGCCGTGAAGACGGTGAGCGCCGCAGCTACGGCAGCAACGATCGCCGTGACAGCCGCAGCGGAGAAGGCAGAAACGGCCGTGGTGATGACCGCAAGCCTGCTTATGGCGACAAGCGCAACTCCAGAGACGATAGAGGCAGTGACCGCAGCAAAAGCTTCGGCCGCTCTGATGATCGCTTTGGCAAAGGTGAGGAGCCAAGAACGCCGGATTACAACCTGAACCGCTACAAAGACAACCCACGTATCAAAAAAACCAACCGCCTAGGCGAAGAGGAGGATGGTAGCATACGTCTGAACCGCTACATCGCCAACGCCGGTGTTTGCTCGCGCCGTGAGGCCGATGTGCTGATCGAGTCGGGAGAGATAAAGGTAAATGGTGAGGTAGTAACGGAGATGGGCTACAAAGTACAGCCTACCGATAACGTGCACTACGGCAAAAAGCTGCTGAGCCGCGAGAAGCTGGTATACGTGCTGCTGAACAAGCCAAAGGACTTCCTGACAACGACAGATGACCCGGAAGGCCGCAAAACGGTGATGAGCCTGGTGGCTACGGCTTCTAAGGAACGTATCTTCCCGGTTGGCCGCCTCGATAGAAACACGACAGGCTTGTTGCTGTTCACCAACGACGGCGAGCTTGCCCAGAAACTGACGCACCCGTCTAACGACATCAAAAAGATTTACCAGGTAGAGCTGGACAGGCCGCTGACCAAAGCCGATTACCAGAAAGTGGCTGAAGGCGTAGAGCTGGAGGACGGCAAAGCCGTGGTGGACGATGTAGCCCTGCTGGGTGAGTCGAGCAAGTTTGTTGGCCTGGAGATTCACATTGGCCGTAACCGCATTGTACGCCGTATTTTCGAGCACCTGGGCTACGATGTAGTGTCGCTGGACCGTGTGCAGTACGCTGGCCTTACCAAGAAGGACGTGCCGCGCGGCGAGTGGCGCTATCTGACCGAAAAAGAAGTGATCCAGCTGAAATACTTCATGTAG
- a CDS encoding type III pantothenate kinase, producing the protein MRNLAIDIGNTGTKYGIFEAGALVEQGYFEGQQELPEVLLNQTFDHAIVASVAAGATSIKERLLVSGKLLELTPQAALPVINLYKTPQTLGADRIAAAVGANYLFPGRNCLVFDAGTCITHDFVDAQAQYQGGGIAPGLKMKFKALHTFTQRLPLVQQTEQKFPLTGKTTEESILSGVLAGSVAELNGFIQSYSQKAADLVVILCGGDAAFFESNLKGRIFVIPELVLIGLHRILTHNV; encoded by the coding sequence ATGCGCAACCTGGCCATCGACATTGGAAATACCGGCACGAAGTATGGCATTTTTGAGGCTGGCGCGCTGGTGGAGCAAGGGTACTTTGAGGGGCAGCAAGAGCTGCCGGAGGTACTGCTGAACCAGACGTTTGACCATGCCATTGTGGCGTCGGTGGCTGCGGGTGCAACAAGTATAAAGGAGAGGCTGCTTGTGAGCGGTAAGCTGTTGGAGCTTACCCCGCAGGCAGCCTTGCCTGTTATAAACCTGTACAAAACGCCGCAAACCCTGGGGGCCGACCGAATCGCGGCCGCTGTGGGGGCCAATTACCTGTTCCCGGGGCGCAACTGCCTTGTGTTTGATGCGGGCACCTGCATCACCCATGATTTTGTGGATGCACAGGCACAGTACCAGGGCGGCGGCATTGCACCGGGCCTGAAGATGAAATTCAAGGCGCTGCATACTTTTACCCAGCGGCTGCCGTTAGTACAGCAAACCGAGCAAAAATTTCCGCTGACCGGCAAAACCACCGAGGAGTCCATCCTGAGCGGCGTGTTGGCAGGCAGCGTAGCCGAACTCAACGGTTTTATCCAGTCTTACAGCCAAAAAGCAGCTGATTTAGTAGTTATACTTTGCGGGGGCGATGCAGCATTTTTTGAAAGTAACTTAAAAGGACGCATCTTTGTAATTCCTGAATTGGTCTTGATCGGGCTTCACAGAATATTGACACATAATGTATAA
- a CDS encoding OmpP1/FadL family transporter, whose product MYKTFRVLVGFAALCLTHVAQAQVIGNTPYSRYGLGEINHYQGSIRSAGMGGAGISAGNSFQPNITNPALLYYNSITNFDLSGFGEIKNLKSETASQRDGNGNLYNLSLVVPISKRWSSGVGIRPFSTINYEINATSQVQGNPQASIQREYTGEGGLSEVYFAHGVRLFSGMTVGASASYLFGNTITEASGTVVDPEQAGTNLARIVQVDRTTYRDFLYRAGVNYRKKVKDKLFVGVGGVYSFAADLDAERDITYERRSQEGDLVAFPIADEDTVSGTIHIPANWSAGISFDNASNLTVAADFSTYQWSKFKDFNGGNDNLKDSYRYAIGAEYTPDANAIGSYFQRITYRGGLYYNDTQFQLNGQDIKDKGVTAGFTLPVGRGTIYDLYLMNISLGYGQRGTTDAGLIKEDYFQFGVGFTVNSRWFLKRRIE is encoded by the coding sequence ATGTATAAGACATTCCGAGTACTGGTAGGCTTCGCCGCGCTTTGTTTAACGCATGTTGCGCAGGCGCAGGTTATCGGCAATACCCCCTATTCCCGCTATGGTTTGGGTGAGATTAACCATTACCAGGGCAGCATCCGAAGCGCTGGCATGGGCGGGGCGGGCATCAGTGCCGGTAACAGTTTCCAGCCCAACATTACCAACCCGGCGCTGCTGTACTACAACAGCATCACCAACTTCGACCTGAGCGGCTTTGGTGAGATCAAGAACCTGAAGAGCGAAACAGCCTCTCAGCGCGATGGCAACGGCAACCTCTACAACCTGTCGTTGGTGGTTCCGATTTCCAAGCGATGGAGCTCTGGTGTGGGCATCCGTCCGTTCTCCACCATTAACTACGAAATCAACGCCACCTCACAGGTACAGGGCAACCCGCAGGCTTCCATTCAGCGCGAGTACACCGGCGAGGGCGGTTTGTCTGAAGTATACTTTGCCCACGGGGTAAGGCTGTTCAGCGGCATGACAGTGGGAGCCAGCGCATCCTATCTTTTCGGCAACACCATTACGGAGGCATCTGGCACGGTGGTGGACCCAGAGCAGGCAGGTACTAACCTTGCCCGCATTGTGCAGGTAGACCGCACCACGTACCGCGACTTCCTGTACCGCGCAGGAGTGAACTACAGGAAGAAAGTAAAAGACAAGCTGTTTGTTGGAGTGGGTGGTGTTTACAGCTTTGCCGCGGACCTGGATGCCGAACGGGATATCACGTATGAGCGCCGCTCCCAGGAGGGTGACCTGGTGGCCTTTCCGATTGCCGACGAGGACACTGTCAGCGGCACCATCCATATACCGGCCAACTGGAGCGCGGGCATCAGCTTCGATAACGCCTCCAACCTAACGGTGGCAGCAGACTTTTCTACCTACCAGTGGTCGAAGTTCAAAGACTTTAACGGCGGCAACGATAACCTGAAAGACAGCTACCGATATGCCATCGGCGCGGAGTACACGCCTGATGCAAATGCCATCGGCAGCTATTTCCAGCGCATTACGTACCGCGGCGGGCTTTACTACAACGATACCCAGTTTCAGTTAAACGGGCAGGATATAAAAGACAAAGGCGTAACAGCCGGCTTTACCCTGCCGGTGGGTCGTGGCACTATCTACGACCTGTATTTGATGAACATATCACTTGGCTACGGCCAGCGCGGCACAACTGACGCCGGCCTCATAAAAGAAGATTACTTCCAGTTTGGAGTAGGCTTTACCGTAAACAGCCGCTGGTTCCTCAAGCGCCGCATCGAATAA
- the lptC gene encoding LPS export ABC transporter periplasmic protein LptC, translating into MRNQWIAALLAVLLMVGSGCERDLKDPDKEVKYTGPTMENHDVTTLYSDSAKLITKIKAPVQQEFETGDRVFPKGFYVEFYDAQGKLESTMRGNYGKQQPGKNLYFASGNVVVNNLKKQEKLETEELYWNRNKAKVYTDKFVIFTTAEQRLTGTGFTANQDLSRYTISKVTGVFNFEEE; encoded by the coding sequence ATGCGAAACCAATGGATAGCCGCACTGCTGGCGGTGTTGCTCATGGTCGGTTCGGGGTGTGAGCGTGACTTGAAAGACCCTGACAAGGAGGTGAAGTATACCGGCCCTACCATGGAGAACCACGACGTAACCACCCTCTACAGCGACTCGGCCAAGTTAATCACCAAAATTAAGGCACCGGTGCAGCAGGAGTTCGAGACAGGAGACAGGGTGTTTCCCAAAGGTTTTTACGTGGAGTTCTACGATGCGCAGGGCAAGCTGGAGTCCACGATGCGCGGGAACTACGGCAAGCAGCAGCCGGGCAAGAATTTATACTTCGCCAGCGGTAACGTGGTGGTGAACAACCTGAAGAAGCAGGAGAAACTGGAGACAGAGGAGTTGTACTGGAACCGGAACAAGGCAAAGGTCTACACCGATAAGTTTGTTATCTTCACCACGGCAGAGCAGCGGTTGACAGGCACTGGTTTTACCGCCAACCAGGACTTGTCGCGCTACACGATTTCTAAGGTAACAGGCGTATTTAATTTCGAAGAAGAATGA
- a CDS encoding hemolysin family protein codes for MVDPSQIVLLFVALLFSAFFSGMEMAFMAANKIQIELSEKNNVRSGRILGFLLRRPARLLATILIGNTLALVLYGFTIAALLNGVLTSLLPVYLHYPLLILVLQIFIASVIVLLTAEFLPRSLFAINPNRMLQVLAVPMLLLYFLLWPVVYLLVGLSKWVAERVFKIEFSEDKPVFGFTDLSAFIKNRLYHPSQEHAPEVDPEIFHNAMEFKTVKVRECMVPRTEIEAVDVAATMQELQEAFIDTGHSKILVYEDSIDNIIGYCHQLAMFRQPQSINEILSPVSMVPESMLASELFVKFVAEHRSVAVVVDEFGGTSGIVTVEDVIEEIFGEIQDEYDVNKGLLEQVVPDKGIYILSARHEIDYLKEKYELDLPEGDYETLGGLFFSAFGEIPQPGDKAQVPPFEITVLTMDENRIDAVKLIKNPDFQADAKG; via the coding sequence ATGGTTGACCCCAGTCAGATTGTTTTGCTGTTTGTAGCCCTGCTGTTCTCTGCCTTTTTCTCGGGTATGGAAATGGCCTTTATGGCCGCAAACAAAATCCAGATTGAGCTCAGCGAGAAAAACAATGTGCGCTCCGGGCGCATCCTAGGCTTCCTGCTCCGGCGCCCGGCCCGCCTGCTGGCCACCATCCTGATCGGCAATACGCTGGCGCTGGTGCTGTACGGCTTCACCATTGCCGCCCTGCTCAACGGGGTGCTCACCAGCCTCCTCCCGGTGTACCTGCACTACCCCCTGCTTATACTTGTCCTGCAGATTTTCATTGCCTCAGTAATCGTGTTGCTCACCGCCGAGTTTCTGCCGCGGAGCCTGTTTGCCATCAACCCCAACAGAATGCTGCAGGTGCTGGCGGTGCCCATGCTGCTGCTGTACTTCCTGCTGTGGCCGGTGGTGTACCTGCTGGTGGGCCTGAGCAAGTGGGTGGCCGAGCGGGTGTTTAAGATTGAGTTTTCGGAGGATAAGCCCGTGTTCGGTTTCACGGACCTCAGCGCCTTCATCAAAAACCGCCTGTACCACCCCAGCCAGGAGCACGCCCCCGAGGTAGACCCGGAGATATTCCATAATGCCATGGAGTTTAAAACAGTGAAGGTGCGCGAGTGCATGGTGCCGCGCACTGAGATTGAGGCGGTGGACGTGGCGGCCACCATGCAGGAACTGCAGGAGGCTTTTATCGATACAGGCCATTCCAAGATCCTGGTGTACGAGGATAGCATCGATAACATCATCGGGTACTGCCACCAGTTGGCCATGTTCAGGCAGCCGCAAAGTATAAACGAGATTCTGTCGCCGGTGAGCATGGTGCCGGAAAGTATGTTGGCCAGCGAGCTGTTTGTAAAGTTTGTGGCCGAGCACCGCAGTGTGGCTGTGGTAGTGGATGAATTTGGCGGCACCTCTGGCATAGTTACTGTAGAGGACGTGATAGAGGAGATCTTCGGGGAGATACAGGATGAGTACGATGTGAACAAGGGCCTGCTGGAGCAGGTGGTGCCGGACAAGGGTATCTATATCCTGAGCGCCCGCCACGAAATAGACTACCTGAAAGAGAAGTATGAGCTGGACCTGCCCGAGGGGGATTACGAAACCCTGGGAGGGCTTTTCTTCTCCGCCTTCGGGGAGATCCCGCAACCCGGCGACAAGGCACAGGTGCCGCCCTTCGAAATTACCGTGCTCACCATGGATGAGAACCGCATAGACGCCGTGAAGCTGATCAAAAACCCAGATTTTCAGGCAGATGCCAAAGGGTAA
- a CDS encoding peptidylprolyl isomerase, translating into MALINKIRERSGWAVGVIAIGLGVFIVGGDLLGGNSRLLGNDATTVGEIAGEEIDFQEFDAVLQQVQADYEGRVGRAANEGELAMLREQAWNQLIFKIALEKEYDRLGLTVTDEELADMVQGNNIHPAVMQAFSNPQTGEFDRNQVVQYLQNLDQTGTRPMWVNFEQSIAADRLQTKYANLLSKTVYITDAEAKNFYKAQNATASMKVLFVPYFTLADSAVQVTDEQLKDYYNRNKELYKVEAGRTIEFVTIPVSASTEDSTYYQQEIATLSQQFASSTNDSAFVNTNSDVPFNGTYRTPGELPEQLRKQLPLQEGKVYGPFSNNGTVALFKVVDAKEADKSAARASHILIRPESDTPEAKAAAKAKAEGILNQIKGGADFAQLATQHGSDGTASQGGDLGWFPEGQMVPAFEKAIFGAESAGLLPNLVETEYGFHIVKITEPKTKNTYKIAAVQRAIEPSEGTRDAAYSVADELAGTSSNAEEFRQNVAANKQLVKEEAANIGKNQIMVNDLSNARELVRWAYAKDTEVGDVSPVYEVGDMFVVATLTGEREKGYASIDNVREELTAAVRSEVKAQQIIEKLTTAKGTTLEQIAAAYGQEATVQSADNITFASAAIPGVGVEPVAVGKAFGMKPGARTAPFEGQGGVLMVELTNLNPAPEINDFSNVKEQMRSTRSGNAQSNAFEAIKEKSEIVDNRVRFF; encoded by the coding sequence ATGGCATTAATTAATAAGATTAGAGAGAGGTCTGGTTGGGCTGTTGGCGTTATTGCCATCGGGCTTGGCGTCTTTATAGTAGGCGGTGACCTGCTTGGTGGAAACTCAAGGCTGTTGGGCAACGATGCCACCACAGTGGGTGAAATAGCCGGCGAGGAAATCGATTTCCAGGAGTTTGACGCTGTTTTGCAGCAAGTACAAGCAGACTATGAAGGACGTGTAGGCCGTGCAGCCAACGAGGGGGAACTGGCGATGCTGCGTGAGCAGGCATGGAACCAGCTAATCTTTAAGATAGCCCTGGAGAAAGAATATGACCGCCTGGGCCTGACCGTAACAGACGAAGAGCTGGCGGACATGGTACAGGGCAACAACATTCACCCGGCCGTAATGCAGGCGTTCTCGAACCCGCAGACAGGCGAGTTTGACAGAAACCAGGTGGTGCAGTACCTGCAGAACCTGGACCAGACGGGCACACGCCCGATGTGGGTTAACTTTGAGCAGAGCATTGCAGCAGACCGTTTGCAAACAAAGTATGCGAACCTGCTGAGCAAGACGGTATACATTACTGACGCAGAGGCTAAGAACTTCTACAAAGCGCAGAATGCCACAGCCAGCATGAAAGTGCTGTTCGTGCCCTACTTTACACTGGCTGATTCAGCGGTACAAGTGACGGATGAGCAGCTGAAAGACTACTATAACCGCAACAAAGAGTTATATAAGGTAGAGGCTGGCCGCACCATCGAGTTCGTAACCATTCCGGTTTCGGCCTCAACGGAAGACAGCACTTACTACCAGCAGGAAATCGCAACGCTTTCACAGCAGTTCGCCAGTTCTACGAACGACTCTGCTTTTGTGAACACTAACTCTGATGTGCCTTTCAACGGCACGTACCGCACGCCGGGCGAATTGCCAGAGCAACTGCGCAAGCAGCTTCCGCTGCAGGAGGGCAAAGTATACGGACCGTTCTCTAACAATGGCACAGTGGCCCTGTTCAAGGTAGTGGATGCAAAAGAGGCTGACAAGAGCGCAGCCCGTGCCAGCCACATCCTGATCCGCCCTGAAAGCGACACACCAGAGGCAAAGGCTGCGGCCAAAGCAAAAGCAGAGGGTATCCTGAACCAGATTAAAGGCGGTGCAGATTTCGCACAGCTGGCCACACAGCATGGCTCTGACGGTACAGCCTCTCAAGGCGGTGACCTGGGCTGGTTCCCTGAGGGACAGATGGTGCCGGCTTTTGAAAAGGCTATTTTCGGCGCCGAAAGTGCTGGCCTGCTGCCTAACCTGGTGGAGACAGAGTATGGCTTCCATATTGTGAAGATCACCGAGCCTAAGACAAAGAACACGTACAAGATTGCCGCCGTGCAGCGCGCCATCGAGCCAAGCGAAGGTACCCGCGACGCAGCGTATTCCGTAGCCGACGAACTGGCTGGCACCAGCAGCAATGCAGAAGAGTTCCGCCAGAACGTGGCAGCTAACAAGCAACTGGTAAAGGAGGAGGCTGCTAACATCGGCAAAAATCAGATCATGGTGAACGACCTGTCAAATGCACGTGAACTGGTGCGTTGGGCGTATGCCAAGGATACAGAAGTAGGCGATGTGTCTCCCGTATATGAGGTAGGTGATATGTTCGTGGTGGCAACCCTGACTGGCGAGCGCGAGAAAGGCTATGCTTCCATAGACAATGTGCGCGAAGAATTAACTGCCGCTGTTCGCAGCGAGGTGAAGGCACAGCAGATCATCGAGAAGCTTACGACTGCAAAAGGCACTACTCTGGAACAGATTGCAGCTGCCTATGGCCAGGAAGCCACCGTACAGTCGGCTGATAACATTACGTTTGCTTCTGCTGCCATCCCAGGTGTGGGTGTAGAGCCAGTGGCAGTAGGCAAGGCATTCGGTATGAAGCCAGGTGCCCGCACAGCTCCTTTCGAGGGACAGGGCGGCGTGCTGATGGTGGAGCTGACGAACCTGAACCCGGCCCCGGAAATCAACGACTTCTCTAACGTAAAAGAGCAGATGCGCAGCACGCGTAGCGGCAATGCCCAGAGCAATGCCTTCGAGGCCATCAAAGAGAAATCAGAAATCGTGGATAACCGCGTACGCTTCTTCTAA
- a CDS encoding tetratricopeptide repeat protein, with protein MRKNILYTLVLALLVLFAAPMATAQQQDLRLARQYFSQGDYAKAEALYSKMISNEQLFHMVYPDYLKTLLAQRNYKEAEKLVKKTIKQNPGNLAYEVDMGLVLQAAGDKAAAEKQFNKLLEGVKPEEVIVLASVFMQNDLFDYAEKAYLRGRQVSNDPFAYSQPLIALYSYRQKTDKLIPEVLNLLQQNESELGYVQSRLQNALQDEKNLDLMETELLKRVQQQPDKVAFNEMLIWLYIQRKDFYGALMQARAVDKRTRSGGTRVMDLGAISLKNDDYEGAIEAYEYMVQEYPQGPYYLVARQRLINARERQVQNTFPVSKEKIQALIADYEALLAEIGRRPETVEVLQHMAGLHAFYLDDKEKATALLQEAIAMPRADPNMVAESKLTLGDIYLLKGEPWESTLLYAQVEKSHKETPIGHEAKLRNARLNYYKGDFELAQAHLDILKLATSREIANDAMDLSLLITDNTGLDTSTVAMEEYAAIDLLIFQNKLQEAHTALDGMLQKYPGHSLTDEIYFQKATLYERSGEFAKAVESLQKITGNPQYDILSDDALYRMAFILEENLGEKDKAQQLYNELLVKHQGSIYAAEARKRFRKLRGDKLN; from the coding sequence ATGCGGAAGAACATATTATACACGTTGGTGCTGGCACTGCTGGTGCTGTTTGCGGCTCCTATGGCCACGGCACAGCAGCAGGACCTGAGGCTGGCACGCCAGTACTTCAGCCAGGGCGATTATGCCAAGGCAGAGGCCCTGTACAGCAAGATGATCAGCAACGAGCAGTTGTTCCACATGGTGTACCCCGATTACCTGAAGACCCTGCTAGCCCAGCGCAATTACAAGGAAGCGGAGAAGCTGGTAAAGAAAACGATAAAGCAGAACCCCGGCAACCTGGCCTATGAGGTAGATATGGGGCTGGTATTACAGGCTGCAGGCGACAAAGCCGCGGCAGAGAAGCAGTTCAATAAGCTACTGGAAGGTGTGAAGCCGGAGGAGGTGATCGTATTGGCCAGCGTGTTCATGCAAAACGACCTCTTCGACTACGCTGAGAAAGCCTACTTGCGTGGGCGCCAGGTCAGCAACGATCCTTTTGCCTACAGCCAGCCCCTGATTGCACTGTACTCTTACCGCCAGAAAACAGACAAACTGATACCTGAGGTGCTAAACCTGCTGCAGCAGAATGAGAGCGAGCTGGGCTATGTGCAAAGCCGCCTGCAGAACGCGCTGCAAGACGAGAAGAACCTGGACCTGATGGAGACGGAGCTTTTAAAACGGGTGCAGCAGCAGCCCGATAAGGTTGCTTTCAACGAGATGCTCATCTGGCTGTACATCCAGCGCAAAGATTTCTACGGCGCACTCATGCAGGCCCGGGCGGTAGACAAACGTACGCGCAGCGGCGGTACCCGTGTAATGGATTTAGGTGCCATCAGCCTGAAAAACGATGATTATGAAGGTGCCATAGAAGCTTATGAATACATGGTGCAGGAGTACCCACAGGGGCCATACTACTTGGTGGCAAGGCAACGGCTGATAAACGCGCGTGAGCGGCAGGTGCAGAATACGTTTCCGGTGAGCAAGGAAAAGATACAGGCGCTGATCGCCGATTACGAGGCACTGCTGGCGGAGATTGGGCGCCGCCCTGAAACGGTGGAAGTGCTGCAGCACATGGCCGGGCTCCATGCCTTTTACCTGGATGATAAAGAGAAAGCGACTGCCCTGCTGCAGGAAGCCATTGCCATGCCGCGCGCTGATCCAAACATGGTAGCGGAAAGCAAACTTACCCTGGGTGATATTTACCTGCTGAAGGGGGAGCCGTGGGAGAGCACGCTGCTGTACGCACAGGTGGAAAAATCACACAAGGAAACGCCGATTGGGCATGAGGCGAAGCTGCGTAATGCCCGGCTGAACTACTATAAAGGCGATTTTGAGCTGGCGCAGGCGCACCTGGATATACTGAAGCTGGCTACCAGCCGCGAGATTGCCAACGATGCCATGGACCTTAGCCTGCTAATCACCGACAATACCGGATTGGATACCTCAACAGTAGCCATGGAGGAGTATGCAGCCATTGATTTGCTCATTTTCCAGAACAAGCTACAGGAGGCACACACAGCGCTGGACGGGATGCTGCAAAAGTACCCGGGACACAGCCTTACCGATGAAATATACTTTCAGAAGGCAACGCTGTACGAGCGATCGGGAGAGTTTGCGAAGGCAGTAGAGAGCCTGCAGAAGATAACAGGCAATCCGCAGTACGACATCCTAAGCGATGACGCGCTGTACCGCATGGCCTTTATACTGGAAGAGAACCTGGGGGAGAAGGACAAGGCGCAGCAGCTCTACAACGAACTGCTGGTGAAGCACCAGGGCAGCATTTACGCAGCAGAGGCCCGTAAACGGTTCCGCAAGCTGCGGGGAGACAAGCTGAATTAG